GGGGACGGGTGGTTGAGGGCGGTAGCGCTGCTCAGCGGTGGTAAGGACTCTACGCTGGCCGCACACCTGGCGGTTGAGGACGGTTACGAACTGGTATACGGGCTCACCGTTATACCGTCTGACTCAGAGAGCATGATGTTCCACGTGCCGAACGCGGGCCTCGGTACGCTGGTGGCGCGGGCGTTAGGACTCGAGCCTTTGGAAGTACGGTCTGGACGGGACGATGAGGCCGATATCGAGGAGATGGCCCTCGTCCTCGATGAGCTCGACGTGGACGCGCTGGTCTCCGGGGCCATCGCGTCCAGGTATCAGAAGGAACGGCTCGATAGGTTGTGCGAGGAACTCGAGATCGAACACGTGCATCCGTTGTGGGGTATGGACCCGTTCGAGGAGCTCGAGATCCTGGTGGAATGCGGTTTCGAGGTGGTCGTGATCGGAGTATCGGCGGCCGGTATGGACGAGTCCTGGTTAGGCCGTAGGATCGATCGGAACTTCATCGAGGACGTCCGACGGTTGTACGAGGATTACCGGGTCCATCCGGCTGGTGAAGGGGGTGAATACGAGACTCTAGTCTTGGATGCCCCCCTTTTCGAACGTAGGATAGTCCTAGAACGCGTTGAAAAGCAATGGGATGGTTTCTCGGGCGAGTTAATCGTGAAAGAGGCCAGGCTAGTGCCTAAGCGGCGATGATCGGACTGAGCTATGGC
Above is a window of Methanopyrus sp. SNP6 DNA encoding:
- a CDS encoding diphthine--ammonia ligase: MRAVALLSGGKDSTLAAHLAVEDGYELVYGLTVIPSDSESMMFHVPNAGLGTLVARALGLEPLEVRSGRDDEADIEEMALVLDELDVDALVSGAIASRYQKERLDRLCEELEIEHVHPLWGMDPFEELEILVECGFEVVVIGVSAAGMDESWLGRRIDRNFIEDVRRLYEDYRVHPAGEGGEYETLVLDAPLFERRIVLERVEKQWDGFSGELIVKEARLVPKRR